The stretch of DNA TACAGCCATGGGACGCAAATATCTGGGCGACCATTTCGACATCCACGGCGGTGGAATGGACCTCGTCTTCCCCCACCATGAGTGCGAAATAGCCCAAGCCGTGGCCGCCGAGGGCGAACAGATGGTGCGTTATTGGATGCACAACAACATGATTACCATCAACGGACAGAAGATGGGAAAGAGCCTGGGCAACTTCATCACACTCGAACAATTTTTCAACGGCTCGCATCCCGCCCTCGAAAAGGCCTACTCGCCCATGACGATTCGCTTCTTCATCCTCTCGGCTCACTATCGCGGAACGGTGGATTTCTCCAACGAAGCCCTGCAAGCCAGCGAGAAAGGACTCGAAAGACTGCTCAACGGCGTGGCCGATCTACAACGCATTCAGCCTGCCAATACAAGCGACGAAGCCACGGCCCAACTCGTCAGTCAGCTGCCCGGCAAATGCTATGAGGCCATGAACGACGACTTCCAAACACCCATCGTGCTGAGCCATCTCTTCGAAGCCTGCCGACTCATCAACACGCTTCTCGACCATAAAGCACAGATCTCGGCCGAGCATCTTGAGCAACTCTCTGCCACGATGCACCTTTTTGCCTTCTCACTCTTAGGACTCAGGGCCGAGAACGGCAACAACAACGATGCCCGCGAAGAAGCTTTCGGACAGGTGGTAGACATGGTGCTCGATCTGCGTGCCAAGGCAAAGACCGACAAAGATTGGGCCACCAGCGACCGCATCCGCGACGAACTCGCCGCCGCCGGCTTCGAAGTGAAAGACACAAAAGACGGCGCAACGTGGAAGTTGAATAAGTAATGAATCCTTGAAAAAGGCCCATCGGCCATCAGTCTAACCGTACCACCCCGAACAAAAGCAACAGAGGGAGATAATCTTTCAATCGCTCTCGAAGCATCGAGAGCATCTTTTGCCGGTATCGGTTCACCGTTTTCACACTCAAATCGAGCTCCTCGGCAATCTCCGCCTGCGTTTTTTCTTCAAGAAAACTCTTTAAGAAAACCTCACGGTAATTGCCGGGGAGCTCTTTGAGTAGGGCCGAAAGCTGTTCGTAAAGTTCGTTGAGTGTGTAGACATGGTCGGGCCTATCTGCCGCCATCTCCATCTTTCGGCGCAACAAGTCGACGTATCCCGTCTCGTATTCGCGATGCTTCATGTAGTTGATACACTGGTTGCGCACGGCCCGCTGAATAAATCCCACCGCCGTTTCGGGATCGAAATCGTCCTCATCCAGTTTCTCCCAAACCCGCACAAACACGTCCGACACAATGTCTTCCCTCACCTCTCGGTCGGCCACAAAGTGCCGAGCATAGAGGCAGAACGGAGCATAATAAGCCTCAAAGGTTTGTTGAAAAAACTGCTTCTTGTTGATAAGACGAGATGATGGAGCCATATTGTATTGCGGAGAAGCCTGATGGCGGGGAGATTCTTGCGTTTTTTAGAAAACTGAAAATGCTTTTTGAAAAGACTTTAGAAACCTTTAGGAAAAACACGAAAAGGCTTTGGAAAGACAGAGAAAGGAGAAACTCAGTGGCAAGAGGCCGTTGATGGATCAGCATCTTGGGGCAGCAGACCGGCTATTTCCTCCAGACTCTGAGCCACGGCAATGTGTTGGCGGTAGTCGCCACGAATCATTCCGGTTTGTTGCAGATGGTCGAGCAAAGCGAGCAGCGGATTCCAAAAGCCCTTTATGTTATAGAGAATCACCCGCTTGTCGTGATAACCGATGCAGCCCGAAGCCGCCAAGGTGAACACCTCGTCAAGCGTTCCCACGCCGCCGGGCAGAGCAATGGCCACGTCGCACTGCGTGTTGAGCAAGTCCTTTCGGTCGCTCAGATTCTCGCAAGGATATTCTACATCCATATTTCGAGACGTTTTTCCATCCTTTTCCACGATTCTCGGCACAATGCCAATCACACATCCGCGAGCCTCGTGAGCAGCTTTGGCCACACACTCCATCAATCCCTGATTGGTACCTCCAAAGAGAATCGTGTGCCCTTGCTCTGCACACCACCGGCCCAACTGCTCGGTTGCCGTGAAAAAGCAAGGGTCAATATGCTCGTTGGCCGAGCAAAAAATAGCAATTTTCATACAAATCGTTTTTTCGTTTCAGCAAAGTTACGCAAAACAGGCGAGACAACGCCCGCCTGTTTTGGAAAAATGCCGTGTCCAGAGTCCATCTCCGGCAGTTCTCCTCAATGCTTTTGAGAAATGGCAGAAGCCTTCGGCCTCTCCCGTCTCTTAGTTATTTCACCTCCCAGATATCGTTCGTTTCCAACAGTTCGGCAAAGTTATGATATGTAGCCTTGGCCTTCACATCGTCTATTTGCAGAGCTACGCACTGGTCGTAAGTAGGAGTTTCCACGTCGCGGATGATGCCTAACGCTACGGGAAATCCGTTTTCGTTGTTCATCAAGGCCAACTTCATTTGCAGCGTATGGTCTTCGGCGTGCGCATCGTGCACCAGAACGTCATCGATGGTAGCCCCGTTCTCGCCCGGTTTCACCACTTTCAGGCCGAAACCTTCCTGTGCCAGGCCATATTCATTGTTCTCGCCGAAGAGCATTTTCTCGCCGTGTCGCAGATAGATGGCATTGGTTTTCCGACCAGGACTGGAGTAGACCGGGTCGTAAACACCATCGTTGAAGATGACACAGTGCTGCAAAATCTCGCACACCGACGTGCCTTTATGTCGTTGTCCGGCCTTCATCAGTTCCATCACGCCCTGGTTATCGGTGGCCACAGCCCGTCCGAAGAAGTTTCCGCGCGCGCCGAAACACAGCTCGGCAGGGCGGAAAGGATCTTCCACCGTTCCATAAGGAGACGACTTCGAGACAAATCCTCGTGGCGATGTAGGCGAGTATTGTCCCTTGGTCAGTCCGTAGATGCGGTTATTCAGTAAGATAATGTTGATATCGACATTACGTCGCAGAGCGTGGATGAAGTGATTGCCGCCGATGGCCAGTCCGTCTCCGTCTCCGCTCACCTGCCAGATGGTGAGTTGAGGATTGGCCACTTTGGCTCCTGTTGCGATGGCAGCAGCGCGTCCATGGATCGTTTGCATGGCGTAAGTCTTCATATAATAAGGTAGCCTACTGGAGCAACCGATGCCCGAAATCACTGCCGTTTCGTGCGGTGCGATGCCAATCTCGGCCATGGCTTTCTGCAACGAGGCCAAGAAGAAGTGGTCGCCGCAACCGGGACACCATCTTGGCGTTCCCTGTTTATAATCTTGTGCTGTATAAGTCATAACGGTTGTTTTATGAGTTGACGAGTGAACAAGTTGACAAGTTGATGAGTTGGTTAGTGGGCGAGTGAACAAATTGCCATCCCGTCGATCTCTTTTCCTATTCTTTCGCCTCGATAATCTTTGTAAATGCCTCGACCAATTCTTCGACGACAAAGGGCTGTCCCTTCACCTCATTATACTGATAAGGCACGAATCCGTCTATTTTTCCGCGCAGATAGAGGGCAAACTGTCCCATGTTTTGTTCTGCCACGACCACCTTGGGATAAGCTTTGAGCACCGCTTCAGTGTTTCGGGGCAGCGGGTTGATGAAGCGGAACTGCGCCAGAGCCACTTTCTTACCCTGCTTGAGCATCTGCCCAAGAGCCGAGAAGAGGTGT from Prevotella sp. oral taxon 475 encodes:
- the cysS gene encoding cysteine--tRNA ligase, whose translation is MSKPLHPQNNPLFIYNTLSRQKERFEPLHAPNVGMYVCGPTVYGDPHLGHARPAITFDIVFRYLQHLGYKVRYVRNITDVGHLEHDADEGDDKIAKKARLEQLEPMEIAQHYTNTYHAAMQLLGVLPPSIEPQASGHIIEQEELVKQILANGFAYESNGSIYFDIEAYNRKHRYGILSGRNLDDVINASRQLDGVGEKRNQADFALWKHAQPEHIMRWPSPWGEGFPGWHCECTAMGRKYLGDHFDIHGGGMDLVFPHHECEIAQAVAAEGEQMVRYWMHNNMITINGQKMGKSLGNFITLEQFFNGSHPALEKAYSPMTIRFFILSAHYRGTVDFSNEALQASEKGLERLLNGVADLQRIQPANTSDEATAQLVSQLPGKCYEAMNDDFQTPIVLSHLFEACRLINTLLDHKAQISAEHLEQLSATMHLFAFSLLGLRAENGNNNDAREEAFGQVVDMVLDLRAKAKTDKDWATSDRIRDELAAAGFEVKDTKDGATWKLNK
- a CDS encoding RNA polymerase sigma-70 factor, which translates into the protein MAPSSRLINKKQFFQQTFEAYYAPFCLYARHFVADREVREDIVSDVFVRVWEKLDEDDFDPETAVGFIQRAVRNQCINYMKHREYETGYVDLLRRKMEMAADRPDHVYTLNELYEQLSALLKELPGNYREVFLKSFLEEKTQAEIAEELDLSVKTVNRYRQKMLSMLRERLKDYLPLLLLFGVVRLD
- a CDS encoding TIGR00730 family Rossman fold protein produces the protein MKIAIFCSANEHIDPCFFTATEQLGRWCAEQGHTILFGGTNQGLMECVAKAAHEARGCVIGIVPRIVEKDGKTSRNMDVEYPCENLSDRKDLLNTQCDVAIALPGGVGTLDEVFTLAASGCIGYHDKRVILYNIKGFWNPLLALLDHLQQTGMIRGDYRQHIAVAQSLEEIAGLLPQDADPSTASCH
- a CDS encoding 2-oxoacid:ferredoxin oxidoreductase subunit beta, which codes for MTYTAQDYKQGTPRWCPGCGDHFFLASLQKAMAEIGIAPHETAVISGIGCSSRLPYYMKTYAMQTIHGRAAAIATGAKVANPQLTIWQVSGDGDGLAIGGNHFIHALRRNVDINIILLNNRIYGLTKGQYSPTSPRGFVSKSSPYGTVEDPFRPAELCFGARGNFFGRAVATDNQGVMELMKAGQRHKGTSVCEILQHCVIFNDGVYDPVYSSPGRKTNAIYLRHGEKMLFGENNEYGLAQEGFGLKVVKPGENGATIDDVLVHDAHAEDHTLQMKLALMNNENGFPVALGIIRDVETPTYDQCVALQIDDVKAKATYHNFAELLETNDIWEVK